The Vitis vinifera cultivar Pinot Noir 40024 chromosome 8, ASM3070453v1 genome segment CAACTTATATTGCTTTTTTCTTATACAGACGATGATGGCAATGAtggtttatgaaaaaaattgtgatataCTGAATCCGAATCAGTATAAGAAAATTGGGATATATACTAACTCAAATCTTAAGAGAGACTGTAGGGTGTTATCATCTCGAAGAAcgtattgaatattttttttttttaggttcagATGATGTCAGAAAACGTCATGAGCCCCTGGGGTCAAACTTCCGGGTTTCTGACGAGCTCATTTCTGGAATCATCCAGATGATCATGTCTAGATAGAGTTGCAAATTGATCAATTGTGATGGCAGGCAGTAGGTGAATTTTGATCTGGGTTTCTCATGAAACAGTAAGATTTGGATTAAGATTCTAGAAGCATCAAGgggcattttttatttttccaagttTGGAATTGGTTTTGATGGAGGCTCCGGCGAGGCAGCAAAGCTTCCGCCGGAAGAACATCACTAAGCAGTTGACGGGAAAACGGGATGATACTTCATTACATTCTGCAGCAAGAGCGGGAAATTTGGAATTGGCTTTAGATATTCTTTCCAAGTGTGAAGATGCGGAGGCGTTGAAGGAATTGTTGTCTAAGCAGAATCAATCAGGTGAAACTGCTCTTTATGTTGCTGCTGAATATGGTCACTGTGATTTGGTTAAGGAGATGATGGAGTACTATGATGTCTCCTCTGCTGGTATCCAAGCAAGAAATGGCTACGATGCCTTCCACATTGCTGCCAAGCAAGGGGACTTGGGTAAGCCTCTATGGATCTTACCTTGTGTCTGTTCCCCTCATATGTATTTCTTGGTATCAAAAGTTAGCCTTGTTTCAGTCTTTTGCACGGCATAAGGATGGAGTTCTCAGAATTTTCTAAGTATACTTCAactattgaagaaaaatttacACTACAAATTGAATTTgttgtatatatatttgaacCCCTGGAATTGCTCACAACTTTCCTTCAAGAGATTTCTTGAATTTTGTCACTGTACTTGATCTTGTTAACAGCAAAAATGcaaatttaagttattattttCCCTAAGTGTTTTGGAATGTTATTGGATTAATGTCGAGATTATTGTGAAGGCTTTGTCATGATTGTTGTGCTACTGGCTTCCTTAATTGTTTCCCTCTTTCTTAAGTTATATAGGAGTTGGATCACCCTAATTTTGAATTGCTGATCATGTTGCAGAGGTCTTGAAGGTCCTCATGGAGGCCATTCCAGAAACTTCCATGACTGTTGATCTATCAAACACTACAGCATTGCACACTGCTGCAGCACAAGGTCATATTAGTGTAGTCAGTTTCCTCTTGGAGAAAGGCAGCAGTCTGGCCAACATAGCAAAAAGCAATGGAAAAACCGCCTTGCATTCTGCTGCTCGGAAGGGGCATTTGAAGGTTGTGAAGGCCCTATTGAGCAAAGAGCCTGGAATTTCAACAAGGACTGATAAGAAGGGCCAGACAGCTCTCCATATGGCAGTTAAGGGACAAAATATTGAAGTGGTGGACGAGTTGATGAAGTCAGATCCTTCTTTGATAAACATGGTTGATGCCAAGGACAACACTACATTGCATGTAGCTGTCCGGAAGTGTCGGGCTCAGGTGATTAAAGTCTTTCTCCAATCTTTTGGTCTATCAGCCGAATATTAAAGTTTCTATTAAGTTATAGGCCTATACTTGTTTGCTGGGTTTTCAATGAGAATCATAATAACTCATCGTTCCTTGTGTACATAGTTGAATCAgaattaataattgaaaagcaaaataaaaaattaatgaaaaactattttttcatgTTGAAGAAGTAGTTGCTTTCTGTTTTGCAGCTATTAAATTTTAGTTAGGCCTGCTTGGAAGGTTCAGTCAACTCAAAATAGTGTCCTAGATCCATGTCCAAGTCCTACAGTACCAGATTCTTtcactagtgcatctcaatggagatTCCTTTGCCCTAATATGATAAAAGAACCTTTTAGTTCCTTTATATGCAGTGGTTCATAACTTTGAATCTCATTAGATAAAACGGAAGGCAAATTAGAGCATCTTAATATCCCTTGTTTCTTCTCATGGATGCCTTCACAAAACTGTGGGAATATTAGTGCTAAAGCATCTTAGTgaattttctataaatttatACCATTCCCCAATGTAACTAGACTCTTTATCATTGAAATCACTATCATTTATTTCAGTTTTCTTATATCTTAAGGAAGGGACTCTTAGGTTTATCTGATTGTTATTGAATTCAGCCtccatatttgaaaaatgaaattttgtgaataatgtcatgattcatcacAAGGTGATGACCATCTGAATTACATTTGTTCAGGGCATGGAGTCTTGGATAATGGATTTAATATGTTTCCACAAAGTATTTAGGCCATAGTTTGTTAAAAGCACCATGCCTTTTCTAATCCTGAACAGAGTATATTTTCCATCTGTTGTACCTATAGAATGGAGTACACATTTACTCCCACTCCCCTGTCATGCCAGAACAACCAAAAGACAGAGCCATAAGGATTCATGCCAGATTCTCCTTTTGTAACATCAAAAGGGTTGGGATTTTTATGATCCATGTTGAACTATCCTTTGAATTGGCTTTAATAGAGTTCAATTAGTCTGTCACCAATTTAGTTTGCACAGATACTAGATATTATCAACTAGAGATGCTAGAAGAACAGAATCCCTCTTACAAAATTGGAAGTCCTGACATTGCACTCTGCTATTGGTGCAGATAGTTCAGCAGCTACTAAGTCACAAAGCAACTGATACAGAAGCCATCAACAAGTCTGGGGAAACTGCTCTTGACACAGCAGAGAAAACTGGGCACGCTGAGATCACAACCATACTTCAGGAGCATGGAGTCAAAAGTGCTAAATCCATCATGCCTCCGACAAAAAACAAGGCCCGAGAACTCAAACAAACTGTAAGTGACATTAAGCATGAGGTCCATCACCAGCTCGAGCACACCCGCCAAACACGTAAACGTGTGCAGGGTATAGCCAAGCGGATCAACAAAATGCATTCAGAAGGGCTCAACAATGCAATCAACTCCACCACAGTTGTAGCTGTCCTCATTGCCACTGTTGCTTTTGCAGCCATTTTTAATGTTCCAGGCCAGTATGCTGATGATCCAGAGCATGTCCCTCCTGGGCTCTCTCCTGGAGAAGCGAACATTGCCCCTAGAACTCCCTTCATGCTTTTTTTCATCTTTGACTCCCTTGCCCTATTCATATCTCTGGCTGTTGTGGTGGTTCAGACTTCAATTGTGGTCATAGAGAGGAaggcaaaaaagaaaatgatggcTATTATTAACAAACTAATGTGGTTGGCTTGTGTGCTGGTCTCTGTGgcctttctttcactttcttatATCGTTGTTGGAACCAAGGAAAGGTGGTTGGCTGTTGGAGTAACTGGAATAGGGACTGTGATCATGGCAACAACGTTAGGAACAATGTGTTATTGGGTGATTGTGCACCGGATCGAGGCTAAAAAGTCGAGGAGCATTCGAAGGTCAACCATGAGTAGTAGGTCCCGTTCATCTCCTATGTCAGTTATGTCAGATTCCGAGATCCTGAACAATGAGTATAAGAAACTCTACGCCATTTGAGATAGACATTAAACATGTCCTTTTTCCCCTTGTTAGGCACTCTACATCCCCCTTTATCAGGTGTATATGTCCTATGTAACATATGTAACCTTTCCTTTCTCATTGAAGTTGGCTGGCTATTGTTTCCACCAGCATGAGCTATGTAAGTGAAGGTTATAGAACAGTAAGCttctcattttaaaattcaCAGAGAAACAAATTAGTCAATCTATCTGGCTCAGTGGGTGTCAATAGTTTGTGAGACCATTTTCATATTCCCATGTGTATATGCTCATATGCTTGCTGATTGTTATATTTTACTTCATCAATGGACTCTATTCCCCCCACTGCCCACTGCCCACAATTGTTAtcttgtcatcatcacaacatagTACTAAGAGTAGCAGCAACAGCAGCTGCTGTACGAAATAAACACAAACCGTAAGAACAATGCTAGTAATAGACAATATGCTGTTTAGATTTTATAACGGCTGattcatttctttatttcttttattgtgCGTGCGTGTGTGATGAAATTTGAATCTCTCtctattttccccctttttcttcCATGTTTTTATCGGGGTCATTTTACTAAAGAGTTTTGAAGATCAAAGGGGGCTTAGAAGCGAAACATTAGGTCAATCTCTCAGCTTGTACgaaattgaaaaattttcttttcattccctGGATTAAGGTTGTCAAGATTCTCAATTTCTCACGTTTCTTGGGGGGGAGGGGGGTGAATCTAGAAATGATTCTTTGAATGCCCTTTTGAGTCAGccttttctctttattcatTTGGGAACTGGGGTTGGGGTGTTGGGAAGAGACAATCATAGATTAAAGCTGAAAATATCCATCCAGCTGGGTGCATGCAACTCTTTCACAAGCTTCAGGCAAAGCTGGAGCAGCAGTGTACTGCTATAATGGTAAAGAGGATATTCCCTTTCTTGAACGTTCCCATTCCAATACGCAAGTTTCATAAACCGAAACCAAAATTATTTCTTCCTAAATGAGTTTCTTTATAACCAAATTCTGAAGGTTCCCCTGGACTTGAACATTTGCCACTAATAGATgttctataaataaattaagctGCATGTGACTCCTTTATGATATGATTTCATTTTCAATCAAACCCAAGTGGCCAGTGCATTGAACCttattgtttgtttctttttgagGATCAGGACAGTACCTTTGAGGAAGTGAGATTGGATCAACCAAAAGAGCAATAGGCACCCAAATGAACCAGACAATATTGGCACATGGCCTGCAATCAAGGCAAGCGTGTGTGTTTTTTTATGCGTTGTTCATTTCCAATCTTCACTCCTTTCTCTCATATTTCGTTTTCTAGATTTAAATCCTCTGGAATTATTATCTCCAATGGAATATGTAGTGTTGAATCCATGGGAGAACTTAATTCAGCACAAGGGTTTTTTTATTGATCCGGTTTATATGCCTGTCCATGATTTTGTCAATTTCATATTAAGATAACCCTGTCTAGAAATTATTCCAATGCATGCTAATAGAAATCTAGAGTGCTTAAATGGAGATTTCTTCGTATCTGCCATAAGCATATAAAATAAGCTTTGTTTCCCTTTACTTAGAATTTGTGGAGAATGATCAAGTGTAGACACATGGGTAAAGGTTACATTGCACATAAGGGAGCATGGCTCCACTAGCCCTAGTGTACATGGACAAACATTAAAAGAACTTACTGGCTTGCAATCTGTGGAGGGAACAGATAAGGAAAACTGAAAGTGAAAGGATAGatttattttctcctttttgcTTTATGTTCTCTCATTTTCGTAGATGTTCACTGTACTAATTAGGCCGTGTATGAGAATAAAGTGAAGATGACAAGTTAGTTCAGGGAAAAAAATTTCTCCAAAAATATCTgcaagaaaataatattgatgCCTTGGATCTCTCCTGACAGTACTCACATGCTCCACTTTCTGGCTGGTCCCAGCAAGAGCTTTGATATCCTTTTTTTCGATCCACTAGGACTTGTATTCTTTTTCTTATGGATGCTTAAGAAGGTGAACTTTGGGTAATCGGGTTTATATACTAGCATGTAAAGTGTAgacaattaattaaatttcttttaatctgGAAGTGGATGTGGAGAGCCACAAGGCAATGGAATCACCTGGTTCCATTTTAAGAACTTATTCAAGaatagttataaatttataattatttgaagACTGATCTAGACTTTACTGCAACATTTGAATGATATTACATTGGATGCCAACACGCTGGAAAGCATAATTCATAAGCTTTTTTATCTGGGTCAGTGGCATGTCTATCTTAAACTATCAAAATATCTCAGTGGGTATGAAGACAAAACAGTACCTGAAATTCAAGATTTTTAATGAGAAACCTGTACACATGAATATTGCTCATATATTTGACTTATTGTGTATCCGATCATTGTGCTTTGATTGCTTACAAAAGAAACGTAAGAAAAAATCATGGAAGAGCTCGACCTTTTTAGCAGATTGGGGTCAGTGTGTCTGTTGCATGTTttcacgttttttttttttttttttcttttcttatcatTTCTTAGTACCCAACCATAAGTGTGTCTGTTGTATGTTtccaattttcttcttcttttcttatcaTTTGTAGCAATCAACCAATCAGTTAATATTGGGTATGAAAAAGATAGAAAAGTGGCTGTGTTTCAACTTTTAAGTATGACTAAATCCATTATTGGTAAGCATAGAggtaaaaaatttcttaattccCCACTTAAGTGATCTCCTAGACCAAGGCTTGTAGAATTTTGCATCCATTTAAGAGCCAATTTGGTTATCCTTTGcgtaaaaaggaaaatttttattCTCAGTGATGTTTTGAGACAGCTTGTGTGTTCTATGGCATATTCCTTCCTGTGGAACAGTTGAAAATGAAATCAGTCTGTTCTGAAGGCAAGCTCTAGCAAAGGCCTTACATACATGTTCTCCTTAGCTTTGTACCATGCATTCAGATTCATGAGCCTTATTCAGATGACTACTGCACCATTACTTCAAAAATAGATGCTCTGTTATAACTTGTCAACAACCTGAAATGGTTTCCAAGCATGTAAACTGTAAGTTTTTTTGTTAACAAGCATATGTTTGTTGTTCTTCTGTAACTAGTTTAATATGATTCATTCAGAATCATGcaagatattttgaataaattggaAAGCTGTTTGATGAAAAGACGATACCTTCTTTTCATAGAAGAGCCTGCTACTTCAATTTCTTCCCCTTCTGGTTGTGCAAAAAATCTGGTGGACATGTTTGCTTAAGCTTAATGTTTAGTCAAAATCAACAGAAAGAACAAATAAACACCTTTGGATAGTTGTCTGCCTAAGAGAATTCTCTGTTTCAGCGGTTGTATTATTGATTTGGTATGCAACTGTTTGTACATCTCTCTTTCAtccatttttattaaatgtaaCTGCATTACGGATTGCTGTTGAGGGGTAGATAAGTAAATTTCAGGATTAAAATCAACATCTGGGCTGTATGCAATGATATTCATATTTGCATAAATTAGTGCTACTGTGCTGTTAATGTATAACTAATTGTCATCATGTGGGAATAGTGGGCTTATGGTTCTCCCTTTCTCTTCTTTCAATTCAGAAAAGGCTGAAATGGGATAGTTGCTTGAAACTTATATTGGCTAGTCAGCCTTTCAAGGAAATTTAAGGTTCTGTGGATGAGGTCACCTCTTACTTGTGGAAGCCTGGAAGGTTCTCTTACTaactttttgctttttctttattCCAAAGGAAAGATAAAAGGATAATGTTCTTCACTTTTATCCACTGTTTCATTATCTCCCACATTACTCTGTAGGAAATGGGCGCTGATAAAATCTGAAAGTTGAAACAGTGATATAGAATCTAGTTCAGGGGAAAAAGGAGCAAATAAGAACTACAGTTGACAAAAGGCTTAGCTAATATGGTACCCATAAATTAGAAAAGTTATGACAACTTTCTTGAAAAGGTTTCCCTCACTTGTGAGTTGTGAGGGAGCAAAAGCTAGTGCTTTCTGCTCTATGATTTTATAAAGTActtctaatataaaaagaattttggaagaaaaatgagacatttgataaaatttagaaaacatccTTACGAAATTGAAAAATCACAATAGTGCTTTTTGTAAGAAGCACTTGATAAATGATTCTCCCAAAAATACTTCTAAAGAAAACACTTCCATTAAAAACACTATACGGACTTCAAATTTCCTCCATGGTGCTCAAGCCACATGAGGAAGATTAACTCTTTAAATTTTGGCCACACTGAAGAGGTACCATAGAAGgatgatttcttttttcaaataaatgtcACCTATGAGCAATGACCCAAAAACAGGAACCACTAGAGTAAAACTTGTGTGACTTGTCCCTAGGGattatcaaaatcaaaagaacaTATTAGTAATTTGGAACGTAGATTCTGCA includes the following:
- the LOC100265311 gene encoding ankyrin repeat-containing protein At5g02620, producing the protein MEAPARQQSFRRKNITKQLTGKRDDTSLHSAARAGNLELALDILSKCEDAEALKELLSKQNQSGETALYVAAEYGHCDLVKEMMEYYDVSSAGIQARNGYDAFHIAAKQGDLEVLKVLMEAIPETSMTVDLSNTTALHTAAAQGHISVVSFLLEKGSSLANIAKSNGKTALHSAARKGHLKVVKALLSKEPGISTRTDKKGQTALHMAVKGQNIEVVDELMKSDPSLINMVDAKDNTTLHVAVRKCRAQIVQQLLSHKATDTEAINKSGETALDTAEKTGHAEITTILQEHGVKSAKSIMPPTKNKARELKQTVSDIKHEVHHQLEHTRQTRKRVQGIAKRINKMHSEGLNNAINSTTVVAVLIATVAFAAIFNVPGQYADDPEHVPPGLSPGEANIAPRTPFMLFFIFDSLALFISLAVVVVQTSIVVIERKAKKKMMAIINKLMWLACVLVSVAFLSLSYIVVGTKERWLAVGVTGIGTVIMATTLGTMCYWVIVHRIEAKKSRSIRRSTMSSRSRSSPMSVMSDSEILNNEYKKLYAI